A genomic segment from Fusarium keratoplasticum isolate Fu6.1 chromosome 10, whole genome shotgun sequence encodes:
- a CDS encoding MFS domain-containing protein, which translates to MAADRTSTEAVDQKDYLESPGQVAEHVEVTQDISWTAEEEKKLVRKIDLFLLPNIWLMYLLSYMDRTNIGNAKIAGMADDLELTSSQYSIILVVFFVGYVVFEPPSNMILVRTRPSLYLPAIMVVWGVLTCIMSVVQSYRHLIILRVFVGVMESGFAPGILLIFSSWYKRGEQSKRFAVFMSAAILSGAFGGLLAGAITGGLEGAHGIRGWRWLFIVEGVATIGWAIVAAFLLLDFPANTKHLTDRERAIAIARLQEDSVTVRGEGEKVGKMQSFMLALRDWRTWGFIFGYMVIVGSSTLSYFYPTLVHGLGYTSTVQAQYMTVPIYAVAFVCTAVSGYFADKISNYRGLVIAGWLSFSMIASIAVCVVYDFTARYALLVLMAAGLWASNAISLSFASSTFGSMDAEVRAVALALMNALGNLAQIYGAYLFPSDDAPKYLMGFGVISGMLGFGVCVYIVMHVLVRRWKP; encoded by the exons CGGTCAAGTCGCTGAACATGTCGAAGTCACTCAAGACATTAGCTGGactgcggaggaggagaagaagctcgtccGCAAGATCGACCTGTTTCTCTTGCCCAATATTTGGCTCATGTACCTGCTGTCTTATATGGATCGAACCAA CATCGGAAACGCAAAGATCGCTGGCATGGCTGATGACCTGGAACTCACCTCGTCTCAGTATAGCATCATTCTGGTTGTCTTCTTCG TTGGCTATGTTGTCTTCGAACCGCCGTCCAACATGATCCTGGTCCGAACCCGCCCTTCGCTATACCTCCCCGCCATCATGGTTGTCTGGGGCGTCCTGACATGCATCATGTCTGTCGTTCAGAGCTATCGTCATCTGATAATTCTCCGAGTCTTTGTCGGTGTCATGGAATCAGGCTTCGCCCCCGgtatcctcctcatcttctcatCTTGGTACAAGCGAGGTGAACAGTCAAAGCGATTCGCCGTCTTCATGTCCGCCGCTATTCTATCTGGTGCTTTCGGCGGTCTCCTCGCAGGTGCCATCACCGGTGGTCTTGAGGGTGCTCATGGAATTCGAGGATGGCGCTGGCTTTTCATCGTCGAGGGCGTTGCCACTATTGGTTGGGCCATTGTTGCCGcgtttctgcttcttgactTTCCAgccaacaccaagcaccTGACGGACCGTGAGAGAGCCATCGCCATTGCAAGACTGCAGGAGGATAGCGTTACTGTGAggggcgagggcgagaaaGTTGGCAAGATGCAATCGTTTATGCTCGCTCTGCGAGACTGGAGGACTTGGGGTTTCATCTTTGGCTACATG GTCATTGTTGGTTCCTCGACTTTGTCCTACTTCTACCCGACTCTAGTTCACGGCCTTGGCTACACCAGCACTGTTCAAGCACAGTACATGACG GTTCCCATTTACGCCGTAGCATTCGTCTGCACCGCCGTGAGCGGCTACTTTGCCGACAAGATCTCAAACTACCGAGGTCTCGTCATCGCTGGCTGGCTTAGCTTCTCAATGATAGCATCCATCGCAGTCTGTGTTGTCTACGACTTCACCGCCCGGTATGCTCTATTGGTTCTCATGGCTGCAGGCCTCTGGGCGTCCAATGCCATCTCCCTAAGCTTCGCGTCCTCGACATTCGGTTCAATGGACGCCGAGGTTCGAGCTGTTGCCCTGGCGCTCATGAACGCTCTGGGAAATCTCGCGCAGATTTACGGCGCGTACCTGTTTCCCTCTGACGATGCACCCAAGTATCTCATGGGCTTTGGAGTTATTTCTGGCATGTTGGGGTTTGGTGTTTGCGTCTACATTGTCATGCATGTTCTTGTCCGACGGTGGAAGCCATAG
- a CDS encoding Cation-ATPase-N domain-containing protein → MAVLESLRWKTGDEEDGTRVSGRAQAGSGADGEPRPQKRSSSQSRRGNATLPIQYRSISFEIDDAERNHHHAQSKSKAKDAVVLKFETIEWHKLRIEEIQKRLQVDMAHGLSAKEADYRLRKQGKNKISPLPNPLFWKIFGYFFKGFGSILCVGGILVFISWKPLGDPPAIANLALGIVLVAVFVIQAAFNGWQDWSSSRVMQSITEMLPESCVLLRDGARVEVSATDVVAGDVIFIKAGNRIPADVRYLQVSHDTSVDRAVLTGESKPIKATVDSTDDNYLETHCIGLQGTHCVSGSALGVVVSTGDATVFGQIAKLTGEPKAGLTTMEKDIFRFVSLIVLIMVSWIIILVAVWAGWLRKSHPDWINVSALIVSCVSVAIAYIPEGLPIAVTSSLTITANLMKKNKILCKSLKTVETLGSVSVICSDKTGTLTKNKMFATDCSLYTTAFTPESAMDDIRLKQGSSGIHQIRAVAGLCNSAEFDPESEKEALADRHIFGDATDQAAMRLSEGFGPVSGLRKEWTSVFELSFNSKNKFMAKAFTASKSQDVDICLGVSGAKEFTAGSVLLTVKGAPDILLGRCTSMVQPDGSVAALTEDKAIAVKQLKDQWSSNGKRVILLARKILGADRILPDTSSPEFETQMMHELQSELTLVSLLAMIDPPRSEMPEVIATLRGAGIRAFMVTGDFGLTALAIARQCGMVTAQVVHDASSLVRFPTEEDHSKQPRDAALLLSGSDLMSLNEHQWEQLCKYNEIVFSRTTPDQKLRIVREFQARKQIVGMTGDGVNDAPALKAADVGISLTSGSDIAIEAADMVLLESFSAIVEAVRFGRVVFDNLKKVIAYLLPAGSFSEFWPVFTNVVFGLPQILSSFLMIIICCFTDCAGAIVLAYEKPEADVLFRPPRDPSKTHLVNWQLIFHAYAFVGVIESVCSFAMAYWYLERKGIPFSDLWFKFGEVPKHLDPDYYYARLNEASSIYFMNLVVMQWFNLMAVRNRHLSIFQHPPVFNKRTQNLLLFPAILFTLGVAVIWLYIPSLQDVLSTAGVPVEHYFYPAALGFGLFCLDEGRKACIRRWPNSVLARMAW, encoded by the exons ATGGCCGTGTTAGAATCCCTTCGCTGGAAGACTGGCGACGAAGAGGACGGCACCAGGGTTAGCGGTAGAGCGCAGGCTGGTTCTGGAGCGGATGGCGAACCGAGGCCTCAGAAGCGCTCGTCGAGTCAGAGCCGCCGAGGGAACGCGACCCTGCCGATCCAGTATCGCAGCAT CTCGTTCGAGATTGACGATGCTGAGAGAAACCATCATCACGCGCaatccaagtccaaggccaaggatgcAGTCGTCTTGA AATTTGAAACCATCGAATGGCACAAGCTGCGAATCGAAGAAATTCAGAAACGCCTCCAAGTCGACATGGCCCATGGCCTGTcggccaaagaagctgaCTATCGGTTGCGAAAGCAAGGAAAAAACAAGATCTCTCCTCTCCCAAACCCCTTGTTTTGGAAGATATTCGGATACTTCTTCAAAGGCTTCGGGTCTATCCTCTGCGTCGGaggcatcctcgtcttcatctcgtgGAAGCCCCTGGGAGATCCTCCAGCTATCGCGAACCTCGCCTTGGGTATAGTCCTCGTGGCTGTCTTTGTCATTCAGGCGGCCTTCAATGGATGGCAAGATTGGTCCTCCTCTCGTGTTATGCAGTCTATCACCGAGATGCTTCCCGAGTCGTGCGTTCTTCTTCGCGATGGTGCCAGGGTTGAAGTCAGCGCTACCGACGTTGTTGCTGGcgatgtcatcttcatcaaggcTGGGAACAGGATCCCCGCCGATGTTCGCTACCTCCAGGTCTCGCATGATACGTCGGTTGACCGTGCCGTTCTGACTG GTGAATCAAAGCCTATCAAGGCTACTGTCGACTCAACTGATGACAACTACCTCGAAACCCACTGCATTGGCCTGCAAGGCACGCATTGTGTTTCCGGTAGTGCGCTCGGTGTTGTCGTTTCCACTGGTGATGCAACCGTCTTTGGCCAAATTGCAAAACTGACTGGCGAACCCAAAGCGGGTTTGACAACGATGGAAAAGGACATCTTTCGCTTTGTCTCGCTCATCGTTCTCATCATGGTGTCGTGGATCATTATTCTAGTGGCCGTCTG GGCTGGATGGCTCCGCAAGTCTCACCCTGACTGGATCAACGTATCTGCTCTCATCGTAAGCTGTGTGAGCGTGGCCATTGCGTATATCCCCGAGGGTCTTCCAATCGCCGTTACTTCTAGCCTGACTATCACGGCGAATCTaatgaagaagaacaagattCTGTGCAAGTCACTTAAAACAGTCGAGACTCTAGGTTCAGTCTCTGTCATCTGCTCTGACAAGACTGGAACCTTGACCAAG AACAAGATGTTTGCTACTGACTGCTCTCTATACACCACTGCTTTCACCCCTGAATCAGCCATGGACGACATCCGTCTCAAACAAGGAAGCTCAGGCATCCATCAAATTCGAGCAGTGGCGGGACTCTGCAACTCTGCTGAATTCGACCCCGAGTCTGAGAAAGAGGCTCTGGCGGACCGGCACATCTTTGGAGATGCCACCGATCAGGCAGCCATGAGGCTCTCGGAAGGGTTTGGTCCCGTCTCAGGGCTACGCAAGGAGTGGACAAGTGTTTTTGAGCTGTCTTTCAACAGCAAGAATAAGTTCATGGCAAAGGCCTTTACTGCTTCCAAGAGCCAGGATGTTGATATTTGTCTTGGAGTGTCAGGGGCTAAGGAGTTCACGGCTGGCAGCGT GCTGCTGACGGTCAAGGGTGCCCCGGACATTCTACTCGGACGATGCACCAGCATGGTTCAACCAGATGGCTCTGTGGCGGCCTTGACTGAGGACAAAGCTATAGCGGTGAAGCAACTCAAAGATCAGTGGTCCTCTAACGGCAAACGCGTGATTCTACTCGCTCGAAAGATACTCGGTGCCGATAGAATCCTCCCGGATACATCGTCGCCTGAATTTGAGACTCAGATGATGCACGAACTTCAATCTGAGCTTACCCTGGTTTCCCTCCTGGCGATGATCGACCCGCCCCGTTCTGAGATGCCTGAGGTTATTGCCACGCTGCGTGGAGCTGGAATTCGTGCCTTTATG GTTACGGGTGACTTTGGACTTACAGCCTTGGCTATCGCTCGCCAGTGCGGCATGGTTACTGCTCAAGTCGTCCACGACGCATCCTCCCTTGTGAGATTCCCAACAGAAGAAGACCACTCGAAGCAACCACGAGATGCtgcgctcctcctctctGGCTCAGACTTGATGAGTCTCAACGAACACCAGTGGGAACAGCTCTGCAAGTATAACGAGATTGTCTTTTCCCGCACAACACCTGACCAGAAGCTACGCATCGTCCGCGAGTTCCAGGCCAGGAAGCAGATCGTCGGCATGACCGGTGACGGAGTCAATGATGCACCGGCTCTCAAGGCTGCAGATGTCGGGATAAGTCTCACTAGTGGTTCCGACATCGCCATCGAGGCGGCCGATATGGTACTGCTAGAATCGTTCTCCGCCATTGTTGAGGCTGTAAGATTTGGGCGAGTTGTCTTTGATaacctcaagaaggtcaTTGCCTACCTGCTCCCAGCAGGCTCATTCTCCGAGTTCTGGCCAGTCTTCACCAACGTGGTGTTTGGACTTCCGCAGATTTTATCCTCTTTCCTCATGATAATCATATG TTGCTTCACCGATTGCGCCGGCGCCATCGTTTTAGCCTACGAAAAGCCCGAAGCAGACGTCCTGTTCCGACCTCCACGCGACCCTAGCAAGACACACCTCGTCAACTGGCAGCTCATATTCCATGCGTATGCCTTTGTTGGCGTGATTGAGAGTGTCTGCTCTTTCGCCATGGCGTACTGGTACCTAGAACGAAAAGGCATCCCTTTCTCGGACCTGTGGTTCAAGTTTGGTGAGGTTCCTAAGCATCTTGACCCAGACTACTACTATGCCCGGCTTAACGAGGCTAGTTCGATTTACTTTATGAATCTTGTCGTCAT GCAATGGTTCAACCTCATGGCGGTTCGCAATAGGCACCTATCCATCTTTCAGCACCCCCCTGTGTTCAACAAGCGCACGCAGAATTTGCTTCTCTTTCCTGCAATCCTATTTACACTGGGAGTTGCTGTCATCTGGCTGTATATCCCAAGTCTTCAAGACGTTTTGAGTACCGCTGGCGTTCCCGTTGAGCACTATTTCTATCCCGCGGCTCTTGGATTCGGTCTTTTCTGTTTGGATGAGGGTAGGAAGGCATGTATTCGTCGCTGGCCAAACTCGGTGCTGGCCCGGATGGCTTGGTAA